The Candidatus Cloacimonadota bacterium nucleotide sequence AATAACATCACAGCACTGTGTTTCTCGAACATATCCTGAAATTTTTTCCTGCTTTCCGCCAGCATACGATTGGTTTTGACCTTATTCCTGAAAAGGATAAAAAGAACTATTAATAATAACAGGATCAAGACTGAGGTAGTGATGAAATAGTTTCGGAGTTTCAACTGAGTTTCTTTGGCTTTAAATAAATCTACAATTTCTTCTTCTTTTTTATCAAGCTCGTATTGAATTCGCAAATTAGCGATTCTTTTGTCACTTTCTTCACTGAAAATACTATCTTTAAGAGTTATATATTTTTCTGAAAATTCATAAGTTTTTATGCTGGAATTGAGTTTGGAATACAATCTGGAAAGTTCTTTATAAATAGATAAACGAAGATCCAGAAAATGGTGAACTTCCGATAATTTGAGACTCTTCTCTAATTGTTTCTGGGCTTCATCGAGAATATTAAGATTGGTGTAAGTTGCTCCTAAATTTAATGAAATAAGTGTTTCAAGGTAAGTATCATTTATTTCTCGAATTGTTTCTTCCGAGGTTTGAAAATATACCAGTGCTTCTATATTATTCTCCTGATCGAAGTAAACAGTTCCCAGATTGTTTAAAGCCTGGGCTACTCCTTTGTGATCATTCAAATCCCGGAAAATCCGGAGAGCAGTTCTGTAGTGTGCTAACGCTTTTGTGGTTTTTCTCATTTCCTGGTAAACATTACCGAGATTCACACAAATACTTGCAATATCCAATTGATCTCCGGAATCAGTAAAAATTTCATAAGTTTTGTGATAATATTCAAAAGCTATTTCAAATTTTTCCAGATTATAATAGAGATTGCCGATATTCATCAAGATGCTGGCATAAGATTCATCATCGCTGTTTTTCTCTCTGAGCTTCAAGGTTGATAAAAAGTATTCGAGAGCCTTATCATAATCTGAAATTTCCTGGAAAATAATTCCAATCCGTTCCGTGATGATAGACTGCTGAAAAGGATCTTCGTGTTTTTTCGATAAATAATAGGATTTTTGATAAAACTCGATAGCATCACTATATTTTTTTTGATCAAAATATAAATCACCCATAATATATAGAAAATAAATTTCGTCTTTTTTGATTTTTAGTTCGCGGGAGATTTGAACACCTTGTTCAGCATAAGTTATACTTTTATCGGGATTTGTTTGAGCATATTCATTGATCAACTGTTCGAGAATATCAAGTTTTTCTTCTCCCTTTGCGACTGTAAGCATAGATTCCAGAGAGTTTGTCTGTAATTGATCGATCTGTGAAAACAGGAATACATTTGTGATAAAGATACAA carries:
- a CDS encoding tetratricopeptide repeat protein, whose translation is MRKAGVLICIFITNVFLFSQIDQLQTNSLESMLTVAKGEEKLDILEQLINEYAQTNPDKSITYAEQGVQISRELKIKKDEIYFLYIMGDLYFDQKKYSDAIEFYQKSYYLSKKHEDPFQQSIITERIGIIFQEISDYDKALEYFLSTLKLREKNSDDESYASILMNIGNLYYNLEKFEIAFEYYHKTYEIFTDSGDQLDIASICVNLGNVYQEMRKTTKALAHYRTALRIFRDLNDHKGVAQALNNLGTVYFDQENNIEALVYFQTSEETIREINDTYLETLISLNLGATYTNLNILDEAQKQLEKSLKLSEVHHFLDLRLSIYKELSRLYSKLNSSIKTYEFSEKYITLKDSIFSEESDKRIANLRIQYELDKKEEEIVDLFKAKETQLKLRNYFITTSVLILLLLIVLFILFRNKVKTNRMLAESRKKFQDMFEKHSAVMLLIDPDNGDIVNCNQAAKEYYGFSKTNGVIDNLFHLSTNPNEIVSESLKKSLKKKQTRTISQHKLSGNRIRDVELFSTPIEFGKKILIYTIVQDITEQLHYESELKLLNIDLENRINQQVEKAQKQQQLLMQKSKLESLGKLAAGIAHEINQPLGGISMGLDNIVFRQSKNKLSKTYLKEQFDFLFKQIERIKHIIQHIRSFSRDQEAVVVEKVDVNEVIRNSLLIVQTQYKDHLIELVTMLEEGIGFILGNKYRLEQVILNLLSNAKDAVEEKTRFLTTTDYKKEIFIKTFSKENKISIIIRDNGIGISEDILPNIFDPFFTTKEPEKGTGLGLSIIYGIIQEMKGKIFPESKENEFTEFRIEFPRI